The following are encoded together in the Cheilinus undulatus linkage group 3, ASM1832078v1, whole genome shotgun sequence genome:
- the rassf1 gene encoding ras association domain-containing protein 1 — translation MHIDTSAWTAKAHATCQRVFDRMSKCELIELKDLSVNDSIELAAPAARKAPTPANPAQMTHFHVVRLVGDSVSIEAPTGEVGAGHDFQPNSYTHLTWCDLCGEFIWGLYKQSVRCTNCSYTCHYRCRPFIQLDCSTHGRSLTGQEDYSVDSIETDTNVDEQIDWAKQELSVSEIQHKVKEYNAQINSNLYMVVNQDGSYTGFIKVHFQLVRPISLPPPQSLGSTQDEGQRCGRMKRRTSFYLPKDTAKHLHISSQTRVREVIEALLNKFTVVDNPAKFALFERTERQSQVYMRKLSDEECPLYLRLCSGPSEKVLSLVLKENETGEVNWDAFSFPELCNFLRILQREEEEHVRQIVRRYALARDGIRQAMAKITTPG, via the exons ATGCACATAGATACCAGCGCATGGACAGCCAAAGCTCACGCGACATGTCAGCGTGTGTTTGACAGGATGTCTAAATGTGAGCTGATTGAGCTGAAGGACCTCAGTGTCAATGATTCCATCGAGCTGGCTGCTCCTGCAGCCCGCAAGGCCCCAACTCCTGCAAACCCGGCTCAGATGACTCACTTCCACGTCGTCCGCCTGGTCGGAGACAGTGTCAGCATCGAGGCACCAACAGGGGAGGTTGGGGCGGGTCACGACTTCCAGCCGAACAGTTACACCCATCTCACCTGGTGTGACCTGTGTGGAGAATTCATCTGGGGGCTTTATAAGCAAAGCGTACGCTGCACAA ACTGCAGTTATACTTGTCACTATCGCTGCCGGCCATTCATCCAGCTGGACTGCAGCACACATGGACGTTCACTAACAGGCCAGGAAGACTATTCTGTGGACTCTATCGAGACTGACACAAATGTG GATGAGCAGATCGATTGGGCGAAGCAGGAGTTGTCTGTTAGTGAGATTCAGCACAAGGTTAAAGAGTACAACGCACAGATCAACAGCAATCTCTACATGGTGGTT AATCAAGACGGGTCTTACACTGGATTTATCAAGGTCCACTTTCAGTTGGTCCGCCCcatctccctccctccccctcagAGCCTGGGCTCCACACAAGATGAAGGTCAGCGGTGCGGACGGATGAAAAGGCGGACTTCTTTCTACCTCCCCAAAGACACTGCCAAGCACCTGCATATAAGCTCCCAGACACGTGTGAGAGAAGTGATCGAGGCGCTGCTCAACAAGTTCACCGTGGTGGACAACCCGGCCAAGTTTGCCCTGTTTGAACGCACTGAGAGACAAAGCCAAG TGTACATGCGTAAACTGTCAGATGAAGAGTGCCCACTCTACCTGCGCTTGTGTTCTGGTCCCAGTGAGAAAGTCTTGAGTCtggttttgaaagaaaatgagacaGGAGAAGTAAAT TGGGATGCTTTCAGTTTTCCTGAGTTGTGCAACTTTCTGCGAATCCTGCAgcgagaggaagaggagcatgTGCGGCAGATTGTGAGGCGCTACGCTCTTGCAAGAGACGGGATAAGACAGGCGATGGCAAAGATTACTACTCCTGGTTGA
- the LOC121503757 gene encoding cytochrome b561 domain-containing protein 2 — MVHGEETKDEPWIYSFSRAASLVVTHLICFVFTVFITALSRPGSSLFSWHPFLMTLAFSLFMTEAILLFSPHGSPIKRLPHKTKGRVHWILQVLCVSCAVLGLAAISYNKHLNDKPHFTSWHGFLGLLTVCVVGLQSVAAVPLIYHSLAKGWSLAKLKRYHAASGLVTYLLGSASLLLGLCSAWFTKSVDGYMWYLPALCPVLSALVMMNQVTSSYVAKKRFQS, encoded by the exons ATGGTTCACGGTGAAGAGACTAAAGATGAGCcttggatctacagttttagcAGAGCAGCCTCTCTTGTCGTCACCCACCTGATCTGCTTCGTATTCACTGTTTTCATCACAGCTCTGTCTCGTCCAGGTTCAA gtttgttctcctggcatccttTCTTAATGACACTTGCA TTCTCCTTATTCATGACAGAAGCCATACTCCTGTTCTCGCCTCATGGCTCCCCCATCAAAAGGTTACCACACAAAACCAAAGGCCGCGTTCACTGGATCCTGCAGGTCCTCTGTGTGTCTTGTGCAGTCCTGGGCCTGGCAGCCATCTCCTACAACAAACACTTGAATGATAAACCCCACTTCACCTCGTGGCATGGTTTTCTGGGGCTGCTTACAGTGTGTGTGGTGGGGCTTCAGTCTGTGGCTGCTGTGCCTCTCATCTACCACTCCCTGGCCAAAGGCTGGTCCCTGGCCAAACTCAAACGCTACCACGCAGCATCTGGACTCGTCACGTACCTGCTGGGGAGTGCCAGCCTACTCCTGGGTCTCTGCTCGGCCTGGTTCACTAAATCTGTGGATGGATACATGTGGTACCTGCCAGCACTGTGCCCTGTCCTCAGTGCACTCGTTATGATGAACCAGGTCACCAGCTCCTATGTGGCCAAGAAACGGTTCCAGTCCTGA